A window of the Desulfovibrio sp. TomC genome harbors these coding sequences:
- a CDS encoding DedA family protein, with product MDIIMQLVDMVLHVDRYLNAIAADYGTWTYFILFMIIFCETGLVVTPFLPGDSLLFATGALCAGGVLNPNIIFGLLVAAAVIGDNLNYWIGRRVGPAVFERENTRFFKKEYLLKAHAFYERHGGKTVILARFVPIVRTFSPFVAGIARMAYAQFLAYSVVGAVIWVSFFVYTGYFFGNLPFIKKNFSVAILVIILISLLPGLIEYIRHKRAAAAAAE from the coding sequence ATGGATATCATCATGCAGCTCGTCGACATGGTCCTGCACGTCGACAGATACTTAAACGCCATCGCCGCCGATTACGGCACATGGACCTACTTCATTTTATTCATGATCATTTTTTGTGAAACAGGACTGGTCGTCACGCCGTTTCTGCCCGGCGATTCGCTGCTCTTCGCCACCGGCGCCCTGTGCGCCGGCGGCGTGCTCAATCCCAATATCATCTTCGGCCTGCTCGTGGCCGCCGCCGTCATCGGCGACAACCTCAACTACTGGATCGGCCGCCGGGTCGGACCCGCCGTCTTTGAACGGGAAAATACCCGCTTCTTCAAAAAAGAATATCTGCTCAAAGCCCACGCCTTCTACGAACGCCACGGCGGCAAAACCGTCATCCTGGCCCGCTTCGTCCCCATCGTGCGGACGTTTTCCCCCTTCGTGGCCGGCATCGCCCGCATGGCCTACGCCCAATTCCTGGCCTACAGCGTCGTCGGGGCCGTAATCTGGGTCTCCTTTTTCGTCTACACCGGCTACTTCTTCGGCAACCTGCCGTTTATCAAAAAGAACTTCAGCGTTGCCATCCTGGTCATCATCCTCATCTCGCTGCTGCCCGGCCTCATCGAATACATCCGCCACAAACGCGCGGCGGCGGCAGCGGCTGAATAA
- a CDS encoding RsmB/NOP family class I SAM-dependent RNA methyltransferase: MAVCDGNGAVAQAGESSGRSFRLVCASGERELVEALLAATGHVAEVEPFSPWCRRIVTEPVALGLSMAARFGYIHIQDRSSMLPPLLLAPPPGARVLDMCAAPGGKTGFLAQLVGREGFVIGNEPSPDRLATLRQTLVRENLANTATCASTDLSPLLPAGSFTHILLDPPCSGWGTLDKNPQAAKIWAGDKVGPLVALQRKLLATAAGLLAPGGRVLYSTCTTNVAENEDQTRFALDHLPLRAVPLAAPAGFVFEAARRGDVSGVLRVDSAASAAQGFYMALFEKVGGEAFAADDGDLPGEVVPERALLAAGCDLSGLPPGAVRAFGEKVFFLHAGAAGLPAGFRYQGYALGTYRSGVFRPQARARLLIGRGGPGLNEETLSRIEALLAGQSLPAGDLPARSGLFWHGLPLGFLTRKGARALWSDR, from the coding sequence ATGGCAGTATGTGATGGCAATGGCGCAGTGGCGCAGGCTGGGGAGAGTTCGGGCCGCAGTTTCCGGCTGGTGTGTGCGTCGGGCGAGCGGGAGCTGGTCGAGGCGCTGTTGGCGGCCACCGGGCATGTGGCCGAGGTCGAGCCGTTTTCGCCGTGGTGCCGGCGCATCGTGACCGAGCCTGTGGCCCTGGGGTTGTCCATGGCGGCGCGGTTTGGCTACATCCATATTCAGGACCGCTCGTCGATGCTGCCGCCGTTGCTGCTTGCGCCGCCGCCAGGGGCGCGGGTGCTCGACATGTGCGCGGCTCCGGGCGGCAAGACGGGATTTCTGGCCCAGCTGGTCGGACGCGAGGGCTTTGTCATTGGCAACGAGCCGTCTCCGGACCGGCTGGCCACGTTGCGCCAGACGCTGGTGCGCGAAAATCTGGCCAACACGGCCACGTGCGCGTCAACGGACCTGTCGCCGCTTTTGCCGGCCGGGTCCTTTACCCATATCCTGCTTGATCCGCCGTGCAGCGGCTGGGGGACCTTGGACAAAAATCCCCAGGCGGCCAAGATCTGGGCCGGGGACAAGGTTGGGCCGCTGGTGGCCTTGCAGCGAAAGCTGCTGGCGACGGCGGCGGGGCTTTTGGCTCCGGGCGGGCGGGTGCTCTATTCCACCTGCACCACCAATGTGGCGGAAAATGAGGATCAGACGCGGTTTGCCCTGGACCATCTGCCGCTTCGGGCTGTGCCCCTGGCCGCGCCGGCCGGGTTTGTGTTCGAGGCGGCGCGGCGGGGGGATGTGTCCGGGGTGTTGCGGGTGGACAGCGCGGCCTCGGCGGCCCAGGGTTTTTATATGGCCCTTTTTGAGAAGGTCGGGGGCGAGGCCTTTGCCGCTGACGACGGCGACCTGCCTGGGGAGGTTGTGCCGGAGAGGGCCTTGCTGGCGGCCGGGTGCGACCTGTCCGGGTTGCCGCCGGGCGCGGTGCGGGCCTTTGGCGAGAAGGTCTTTTTCCTCCATGCCGGGGCGGCCGGGTTGCCGGCCGGGTTTCGCTACCAGGGCTATGCTCTGGGCACGTACCGCTCCGGGGTGTTTCGGCCCCAGGCCCGGGCCCGGCTGCTCATCGGGCGCGGCGGGCCGGGCTTGAACGAGGAGACGCTTTCCCGTATCGAGGCGCTGCTTGCCGGCCAGAGTCTGCCGGCCGGGGATCTGCCGGCGAGGTCCGGGCTTTTCTGGCACGGGCTGCCCCTGGGATTTTTGACGCGAAAAGGTGCGCGGGCCTTGTGGTCCGATAGATAA
- a CDS encoding class I fructose-bisphosphate aldolase, translating to MHGSDRKLARLFHPHSGKAVVAPLDHGVMEGMLPGLEELPRLLEMVGGFPVQGIVLNKGAMRAHVADVPVDVCAVVQLSGGTRHCQPPYARSLMCSTVEALRLGADMVAVQVNIANEFEDRMLADMGAIVDEAHGLGVPVLALIAPKGERVVNEMDPSLINHCIRLGAELGADVTGVPYSGDARSFGRAVAASSSRVLLTGGPSRADFKSFAAMVEAAMGCGASGTCIGRNVFQHPNPTEAMRRIVEIVHGREVLELAEEAMRVLAEADLAAAEAARDTAGD from the coding sequence ATGCACGGAAGTGATCGCAAGCTGGCTCGGCTGTTCCATCCCCATTCGGGCAAGGCCGTGGTTGCCCCCCTGGACCATGGCGTCATGGAGGGGATGTTGCCGGGCCTTGAGGAATTGCCCCGGCTGTTGGAAATGGTCGGGGGATTTCCGGTGCAGGGCATAGTGCTCAACAAGGGCGCGATGCGGGCCCATGTGGCGGATGTGCCGGTGGATGTCTGCGCGGTGGTGCAGCTTTCCGGCGGCACGCGGCATTGCCAGCCGCCCTATGCCCGAAGCCTCATGTGTTCCACGGTCGAGGCCCTGCGTCTGGGGGCGGACATGGTGGCGGTGCAGGTCAATATCGCCAACGAGTTCGAGGACCGGATGCTGGCCGACATGGGGGCCATTGTGGACGAGGCCCACGGCTTGGGCGTGCCGGTGCTGGCGCTTATTGCCCCCAAGGGCGAGCGGGTGGTCAACGAGATGGACCCGAGCCTTATCAACCACTGCATCCGGCTGGGGGCCGAGCTTGGGGCGGATGTCACGGGCGTGCCCTATTCCGGCGACGCGCGCAGTTTTGGCCGGGCGGTGGCTGCGTCGTCGTCCCGGGTGCTGCTGACGGGCGGCCCGTCGCGGGCGGATTTCAAGAGTTTCGCGGCCATGGTCGAGGCGGCCATGGGCTGTGGCGCGTCCGGGACGTGCATCGGCCGCAACGTGTTTCAGCATCCCAACCCGACCGAGGCCATGCGGCGCATTGTGGAGATCGTCCACGGCCGGGAGGTTCTGGAGCTGGCCGAAGAAGCCATGCGGGTGTTGGCCGAGGCCGATCTGGCCGCCGCAGAAGCGGCCCGGGACACGGCCGGGGATTAG
- a CDS encoding lytic murein transglycosylase — MKRLAIAGMVVLALACVTCRGLAWAADAGWQPLIVRLEAEGLNRAWLERVFAGPVEYEPSIMARKVDAMVRKQFEPKPAPTKKTLEASNYKYFLTPAAIDSAVRYIRENRAAFERAQREFGPQPELIAAFLLVETKLGTYLGDRDALSVLASLARASDLTQISPFMKTLRGDGDRSTYADWAARDRAEWAYRELAALLRYAAAQKQAPGTIPGSIYGAIGICQFMPSNALRFGVDGDGNGVLDLFTPADAIVSVASYLRGYGWKPGMTPAERDKVVYAYNHSDLYVLAVTTVADRIRARLGSS, encoded by the coding sequence ATGAAACGATTGGCGATAGCTGGAATGGTCGTGCTGGCCTTGGCCTGTGTGACGTGTCGGGGGCTGGCCTGGGCGGCGGATGCCGGTTGGCAGCCGTTGATTGTCAGGCTTGAGGCCGAGGGGCTCAACCGGGCCTGGCTGGAGCGGGTTTTTGCGGGGCCGGTGGAGTATGAGCCGTCGATCATGGCCCGCAAGGTGGACGCCATGGTGCGCAAGCAGTTCGAGCCCAAGCCCGCGCCGACCAAAAAAACGCTGGAAGCCAGTAATTACAAGTATTTTTTGACGCCGGCGGCCATCGACAGCGCGGTGCGGTATATCCGGGAGAACCGGGCGGCGTTTGAGCGGGCGCAGCGGGAATTTGGGCCGCAACCGGAGCTTATCGCCGCGTTTTTGCTGGTCGAGACAAAGCTTGGCACTTATCTGGGCGACCGCGATGCGTTAAGCGTCCTGGCCAGTCTGGCCCGGGCTTCGGATTTGACCCAGATCTCGCCGTTTATGAAGACGCTTCGGGGGGACGGCGACCGTTCGACCTATGCCGACTGGGCGGCCCGGGACCGGGCGGAATGGGCCTACCGGGAGTTGGCGGCGCTTCTGCGCTATGCCGCGGCCCAGAAACAGGCCCCGGGGACGATTCCGGGGTCCATTTACGGGGCGATCGGCATCTGCCAGTTCATGCCGAGCAATGCCCTGCGTTTCGGGGTGGACGGCGACGGCAACGGCGTACTTGATCTCTTCACGCCGGCCGACGCCATTGTCAGCGTGGCCAGTTATCTGCGCGGCTATGGCTGGAAGCCGGGCATGACCCCGGCCGAACGGGACAAGGTGGTTTATGCCTACAACCACAGCGACCTGTACGTGCTGGCGGTGACGACGGTTGCCGACCGCATCCGGGCGCGGCTGGGCAGCAGTTGA
- a CDS encoding methyl-accepting chemotaxis protein has translation MQLKAKFIIPTLLLIICGMSLTTWLTYTRSTDTLSALSVEKAKTNLSALLSMVDIWIDGAQNEVITLAKTDDVSEALSNGDAASKAHALSLAKDVLGRHPTFDNILVIDAKGIVATATNPVLVGVDASDREYVKKTLTGQNFISNPLVNKDIGKVVFVIAAPIQRDGKTIGVIAAGIQIERFTEQFVAPLDSPAGNAFVTTADGLTLAHPDRSLVGKFNLLTDTDFGRQMAGQSSGMLDVMSLGKAKLILFEKSKRTGWLLGMSVNKDVAFAGARSLGLHIVWLSAGVALFLAAGVWFILSVNVLRPVGALVAAAKRIAAGNLDTPLNADRRDEIGSLQQAMAAMVVNLKAKIGEAEEQSARAAEETEKAKTAMEEAEAARSQAESAREQGMLQAAATLEGIVAAVSDASEAIATQIDHVSHGSRDQSHRVGETATAMEEMNATVLEVAQNASKAAQTADTARHKANAGSDIVTRVIASIAEVQKRAEGLKVDMTALGQQAEGIGHILGVISDIADQTNLLALNAAIEAARAGEAGRGFAVVADEVRKLAEKTMTATKEVGQAIGDIQQGTRKNIDNVELAAGKINDATALAEDSGQTLGAIVALVDATTDQVRSIATAAEEQSATTEEINRSIVDINRLAEASATALEQSTQSVSELAKQTQMLRGLIDEMQGGGSGSKRLPAGSRRPALPAARR, from the coding sequence ATGCAGTTAAAAGCAAAATTCATCATACCAACATTGCTGCTCATCATATGCGGCATGTCCCTGACCACCTGGCTGACGTATACGCGCAGCACCGATACGCTCTCGGCACTGTCTGTTGAGAAAGCCAAAACCAATCTATCGGCCCTGTTGTCCATGGTCGATATCTGGATTGACGGCGCGCAAAATGAAGTCATCACCCTGGCCAAAACCGACGACGTCTCAGAGGCCTTGAGCAACGGCGACGCCGCCAGCAAAGCCCACGCCTTGTCCCTGGCCAAAGACGTCCTTGGCCGTCATCCGACGTTCGACAATATCCTTGTCATCGACGCCAAGGGCATCGTCGCCACAGCCACCAACCCGGTTCTCGTGGGAGTCGACGCCTCCGACCGAGAATATGTCAAAAAGACCCTCACCGGGCAAAACTTCATCTCCAACCCCCTCGTAAACAAGGATATAGGGAAAGTCGTTTTCGTCATCGCCGCCCCGATCCAACGCGACGGCAAGACCATTGGCGTGATCGCCGCCGGCATCCAGATCGAACGCTTTACCGAGCAGTTCGTCGCCCCCCTGGACAGCCCGGCCGGGAACGCCTTTGTCACGACGGCAGACGGCCTGACCCTGGCCCACCCGGACCGGTCGCTGGTCGGCAAATTCAACCTCTTGACCGACACGGACTTCGGCCGCCAGATGGCCGGCCAGTCAAGCGGCATGCTCGACGTCATGTCCCTGGGGAAAGCCAAACTCATTTTGTTCGAGAAATCGAAACGGACCGGCTGGCTGCTCGGCATGTCCGTCAACAAGGACGTCGCCTTTGCCGGCGCCCGCAGCCTGGGCCTGCATATCGTGTGGCTTTCGGCCGGAGTGGCCCTGTTCCTGGCCGCCGGCGTCTGGTTCATCCTCTCGGTCAACGTCCTGCGCCCGGTCGGGGCTTTGGTCGCCGCCGCCAAACGCATCGCCGCCGGCAACCTGGATACGCCCCTTAACGCCGACCGCCGCGACGAAATAGGCAGCCTCCAGCAGGCCATGGCCGCCATGGTCGTCAACCTCAAGGCGAAAATCGGCGAAGCCGAGGAACAAAGCGCCCGGGCCGCCGAGGAGACCGAAAAAGCCAAAACGGCCATGGAAGAAGCCGAGGCCGCCCGATCCCAGGCCGAAAGCGCCCGGGAACAAGGGATGCTCCAGGCAGCGGCCACCCTGGAAGGCATCGTGGCCGCCGTCAGCGACGCCTCCGAAGCCATTGCGACCCAGATAGACCACGTCAGCCATGGCTCCCGGGACCAGTCGCACCGGGTCGGCGAAACAGCCACGGCCATGGAAGAGATGAATGCCACCGTCCTTGAAGTGGCCCAAAACGCCTCCAAGGCTGCCCAGACCGCCGACACCGCCCGCCACAAGGCCAATGCGGGGTCGGATATCGTGACGCGCGTCATCGCCAGCATCGCCGAAGTCCAAAAAAGGGCCGAAGGGCTCAAGGTGGACATGACCGCCCTGGGGCAGCAGGCCGAAGGCATCGGCCACATCCTGGGCGTCATTTCCGACATCGCCGATCAGACCAACCTGCTGGCCTTAAATGCCGCCATCGAGGCCGCCCGGGCCGGCGAAGCCGGACGCGGTTTCGCGGTGGTGGCCGACGAGGTCCGCAAACTGGCCGAAAAGACCATGACCGCCACCAAGGAGGTCGGCCAGGCCATTGGCGACATCCAGCAGGGAACCCGCAAGAATATCGACAACGTTGAACTGGCGGCCGGCAAGATCAACGACGCCACCGCCCTGGCCGAGGATTCCGGCCAAACCCTCGGGGCCATTGTCGCCCTGGTCGACGCCACCACCGATCAGGTCCGCAGCATCGCTACGGCGGCCGAAGAGCAATCCGCCACCACCGAGGAAATCAACCGCAGCATCGTGGACATCAACCGGCTGGCCGAAGCATCGGCCACAGCCCTGGAACAATCCACCCAGTCGGTGTCCGAGTTGGCGAAGCAGACCCAGATGTTGCGGGGACTTATTGACGAGATGCAGGGCGGCGGCTCCGGGAGCAAACGCCTGCCGGCCGGAAGCCGCCGCCCGGCCCTGCCGGCAGCGCGCCGGTAA
- a CDS encoding chloride channel protein translates to MATPTPRSRPKFRASFFRRPRVVWRQLLRRYTHVGLMRWLVLGIVAGLGSGLLAIAFHASLEGLTHLLQMQLAGVSLPQPSGEAMEGGSIGPYRPWLIPVFTTAVGLITGLLVSRFIPEALDGVTDGTDAMIRAFHQQSGVIRPAIPALKGATAILTIAAGGSAGQEGPISQLGAGLGSLIAQKLRLTARQRRILLLAGAAGGLGAIFRAPLGGAITAVEVLYSEDFEAEAMLPAVVSSVVAYTLFAFVFGGTAILATPSYRFTNAFELPFYLALAVVVSLAARLFIRTFFTFKFKIFGVLKKRYGPILPMVLGGLAMGLLGWRFPELCGGGYGWIELAANGRLDMLFLVGLFFGKLLATSLTIGSGLSGGMFAPALFLGGAAGSLVGQIGHMLRPNIVTQPGGYTLVGMATFFAGVAHAPIGPLIMVCEISQGYGLLAPLMLCSAIALVLCDDIHLYENQVDNKFASPAHTADATNNILESVPVSSVFTPGRSTILEESVTLKALADIIAGTSNFVFPVKNHQGALTGLVAVQDVRHILFEPNLHELVLVRDLMRQPVVVQPDMSLYDALMLFVETDLSQLPVVEATNPDAVLGLLDRRHVFTAYSSTLKALKNED, encoded by the coding sequence ATGGCTACTCCGACGCCGCGATCGAGACCCAAGTTCAGAGCATCATTTTTCAGACGGCCCCGGGTGGTGTGGCGACAGTTGTTGCGCCGCTACACCCATGTCGGCCTCATGCGCTGGCTGGTGCTCGGCATTGTGGCCGGCCTTGGCTCGGGCCTTTTGGCCATCGCCTTCCACGCCAGCCTTGAGGGCCTCACCCACCTGCTCCAGATGCAACTGGCCGGCGTATCCCTGCCCCAGCCCTCGGGCGAGGCCATGGAGGGCGGCTCGATCGGCCCCTACCGGCCCTGGCTCATTCCGGTCTTCACCACGGCGGTCGGCCTCATTACCGGCCTCTTGGTGTCCCGCTTCATTCCCGAGGCCCTGGACGGGGTCACTGACGGCACCGACGCCATGATCCGGGCCTTTCACCAGCAAAGCGGCGTCATCCGGCCGGCCATACCGGCGCTTAAAGGCGCAACCGCCATCCTGACCATCGCCGCCGGCGGCAGCGCCGGCCAGGAAGGCCCCATTTCCCAGCTCGGAGCCGGCCTGGGATCGCTTATCGCCCAGAAACTGCGCCTGACCGCCCGCCAGCGCCGCATCCTGCTCCTGGCCGGGGCGGCCGGGGGACTCGGGGCCATCTTCCGCGCCCCGCTTGGCGGGGCCATCACCGCCGTCGAGGTCCTTTATTCCGAAGATTTCGAGGCCGAGGCCATGCTGCCGGCGGTTGTCTCCTCGGTTGTGGCCTACACCCTTTTTGCCTTCGTCTTCGGCGGCACAGCCATCCTGGCCACCCCGAGCTATCGCTTCACCAACGCCTTCGAACTGCCCTTCTACCTCGCCCTGGCCGTGGTTGTGTCCCTGGCGGCCCGGCTGTTTATCCGCACCTTTTTCACCTTCAAATTCAAGATCTTCGGGGTGCTCAAAAAACGCTACGGCCCGATCCTGCCCATGGTGCTCGGCGGGCTGGCCATGGGCCTTTTGGGCTGGCGGTTTCCGGAATTGTGCGGCGGCGGCTATGGCTGGATCGAGCTGGCGGCCAACGGCCGGCTGGACATGCTGTTTCTGGTCGGGCTCTTTTTCGGCAAGCTGCTCGCCACCTCCCTGACCATCGGCTCGGGCCTAAGCGGCGGCATGTTCGCCCCGGCCCTGTTTCTGGGCGGCGCGGCCGGCAGTCTGGTCGGGCAGATCGGGCATATGCTTCGCCCGAACATCGTCACCCAGCCCGGCGGCTATACCCTGGTCGGCATGGCCACCTTTTTCGCCGGCGTGGCCCACGCCCCCATCGGACCGCTGATCATGGTCTGCGAGATTTCCCAGGGCTATGGCCTGCTGGCTCCGCTCATGCTCTGCTCAGCCATTGCCCTCGTCCTTTGCGACGACATTCACCTGTATGAAAATCAGGTGGACAACAAGTTTGCCTCCCCGGCCCACACCGCCGACGCCACCAATAACATCCTCGAATCCGTGCCCGTGTCCTCGGTCTTCACCCCGGGCCGGTCCACCATTTTAGAGGAAAGCGTCACCCTCAAGGCCCTGGCCGACATCATCGCCGGCACGAGCAATTTTGTCTTTCCGGTTAAAAACCACCAGGGGGCGTTGACCGGCCTTGTGGCGGTGCAGGACGTGCGCCACATTCTGTTCGAGCCAAACCTGCACGAACTGGTGCTCGTGCGCGACCTCATGCGCCAACCAGTGGTGGTCCAGCCGGACATGTCGCTCTATGACGCGCTCATGCTCTTTGTCGAAACGGATTTGAGCCAGTTGCCCGTGGTGGAGGCGACAAACCCCGACGCCGTACTCGGTCTGCTTGACCGCCGCCATGTCTTTACGGCCTATTCCAGCACACTCAAGGCCCTCAAAAATGAAGACTAA
- a CDS encoding SpoIIE family protein phosphatase: protein MRIRTKLLCFLLVVVITPLCALGLYAWHKTETLGQELAEKTAEALEANAAGELVQTADMFGEHCAATLDLLETSLSLTADAAMHLLDVQSPTPPPPLMPMDSDFDAGTVTDAVLTPIGGSDVNASYDHMVFHLAPGLTRQAALPEMRAMSGLTPFYRTLFAHHKSLMQFGYVGLASGLHCAYPGHGGYPVDYDPRRRPWYQNAAAKPGVTWDVMTDAATRQVVASMALALRTPNGRVLGVAAMDIPMAKLFLQSDLSRTWSDKMRSMVVSLDTQGTAGKPELAIVACRDYTQKSRDWTAPVELERIESPDTATLAEVTHELAAGRSGVRRLTYRGEDTFLAFAPVANKRLAVVLAAPREEVVAAAEQAEARVITAVSGLAGQIGWFLGGAVLLVAVLAVPASKTVTRPVRELADAARKLASGDFSARVAPCGRDELGEMALSFNDMAPQLLERMKLKNDMALAMEVQQHLLPGRPPAMDGMDIAALSLYCDETGGDYFDFLEFAQDDATHADIVIGDVTGHGVSAALFMATGRALLRGRAVGQPGPGALLTEVNALLCQDTHLTGRFITLFFLRLDRSSKELLWCRAGHDPGLLYDPPSDSFEQLQGTGIPLGAVADWTYEEMRRPWIAPGQVLVLYTDGIHEARSPGDAMYGKERMEAVVRREAAGPASAVVNALVADLRDFKAGLPLEDDVTLVVIKATA from the coding sequence ATGCGCATACGGACCAAGCTTTTGTGTTTCCTGCTGGTGGTGGTCATAACGCCCCTGTGCGCCCTGGGCCTGTACGCCTGGCACAAGACCGAAACCCTGGGCCAGGAGCTGGCCGAAAAAACCGCCGAGGCCCTGGAGGCCAACGCCGCTGGCGAGCTCGTTCAGACCGCCGACATGTTCGGCGAACACTGCGCTGCCACCCTTGATCTGCTGGAAACCTCCCTGTCGCTGACCGCCGACGCCGCCATGCACCTGCTCGACGTGCAAAGCCCCACGCCCCCGCCGCCGCTGATGCCCATGGACAGCGATTTCGACGCCGGGACCGTCACCGACGCCGTCCTCACCCCCATCGGCGGGTCCGACGTGAACGCCAGTTACGACCATATGGTCTTCCATCTCGCCCCGGGGCTGACCAGGCAAGCCGCCCTGCCGGAAATGCGGGCCATGTCCGGCCTGACTCCCTTTTACCGCACACTTTTCGCCCACCACAAAAGCCTCATGCAATTCGGCTACGTGGGACTGGCCTCGGGCCTGCACTGCGCCTATCCCGGCCACGGCGGCTATCCCGTCGACTACGATCCCAGGCGGCGGCCTTGGTACCAAAACGCTGCGGCCAAGCCCGGCGTCACCTGGGACGTCATGACCGACGCCGCGACCCGGCAGGTCGTGGCCTCCATGGCCCTGGCCCTGCGCACGCCCAATGGCCGGGTGCTTGGCGTGGCCGCCATGGACATCCCCATGGCCAAGCTGTTCCTGCAAAGCGACCTGTCCCGGACCTGGAGCGATAAAATGCGGTCCATGGTCGTTTCCCTGGACACGCAGGGGACGGCGGGCAAACCGGAACTGGCCATCGTGGCCTGCCGCGACTACACCCAGAAAAGCCGCGACTGGACTGCGCCGGTGGAACTGGAGCGCATCGAATCCCCGGACACGGCCACCCTGGCCGAAGTGACCCATGAACTTGCCGCCGGGCGCAGCGGCGTGCGCCGGCTGACCTACCGGGGCGAGGACACCTTCCTGGCTTTTGCCCCCGTCGCCAACAAGCGGCTGGCCGTGGTGCTGGCTGCGCCGCGCGAAGAGGTGGTGGCTGCGGCCGAGCAGGCCGAGGCCCGGGTCATCACCGCGGTCTCGGGACTGGCCGGGCAGATCGGCTGGTTTCTGGGCGGGGCGGTGTTGCTGGTGGCCGTGTTGGCCGTGCCGGCGTCCAAGACCGTCACCCGGCCGGTGCGCGAACTGGCTGATGCGGCCCGCAAACTGGCCTCCGGCGATTTTTCGGCCCGGGTCGCCCCGTGCGGACGCGACGAGTTGGGCGAGATGGCCCTCTCGTTTAACGACATGGCCCCGCAGCTTTTGGAACGGATGAAGCTTAAAAACGACATGGCCCTGGCCATGGAGGTGCAGCAGCACCTGCTGCCGGGCCGGCCGCCGGCCATGGACGGCATGGATATCGCGGCCTTGAGCCTCTACTGCGACGAAACCGGCGGCGATTATTTCGATTTTCTGGAATTTGCCCAGGACGACGCCACCCATGCCGATATCGTCATCGGCGACGTGACCGGGCACGGCGTGTCGGCAGCGCTATTTATGGCCACGGGCCGGGCGCTGTTGCGCGGCCGGGCCGTGGGCCAGCCCGGACCCGGGGCGCTCTTGACCGAGGTCAACGCCCTGTTGTGCCAGGACACCCACCTGACCGGCCGGTTCATTACGCTCTTTTTCCTGCGCCTGGACCGTTCGTCCAAGGAGCTGTTGTGGTGCCGGGCCGGCCATGACCCTGGCCTGCTCTACGACCCGCCAAGCGACAGTTTCGAGCAGCTCCAAGGCACGGGCATCCCGCTTGGAGCCGTTGCGGACTGGACCTATGAGGAAATGCGCCGGCCGTGGATCGCGCCGGGGCAGGTGCTGGTGCTTTATACCGACGGCATCCACGAGGCCAGGAGCCCGGGCGACGCCATGTACGGCAAGGAACGCATGGAAGCGGTGGTGCGCCGGGAAGCGGCCGGCCCGGCCTCGGCCGTCGTCAACGCCCTGGTGGCGGATCTGCGCGACTTCAAGGCCGGGTTGCCCCTGGAAGACGACGTGACGCTGGTGGTCATCAAGGCCACGGCGTAG